A single region of the Undibacterium piscinae genome encodes:
- the alaS gene encoding alanine--tRNA ligase: MNSSEIRDKFLKFFESKGHNIVRSSSLIPGNDPTLLFTNSGMVQFKDVFLGQDNRAYSRATTSQRCVRAGGKHNDLENVGYTARHHTFFEMLGNFSFGDYFKRDAIHFAWELLTVVYGLPKDKLTVTVYQEDDEAYAIWQNEIGVPVERIIRIGDNKGARYASDNFWQMADTGPCGPCSEIFYDHGADIWGGPPGSPDENGDRFIEIWNLVFMQFNKDEQGVLHPLPKPCVDTGMGLERIAAVLQDVHSNYEIDIFQSLIKGAARETACADLGNNSLKVIADHIRCASFLIVDGIIPGNEGRGYVLRRITRRALRHGHKLGQTKPFFYKLVADLVQEMGAAYPELAEAGERVAQVLKQEEERFGETLEHGMKILEAALAKDGKNLDGNTAFSLYDTYGFPLDLTADICRERNVVLDEAGFDAAMAHQKQTARAAGKFKMAAAIEYNGDKTKFIGYEQLNHESKVIALYVDGTAVQQIHAGQQAIVVLDVTPFYAESGGQCGDSGVLQTSDHVSFEVADTQKIQADVFGHHGVLSLGVIAVGQSITAQVATAVRAQTVRNHSATHLMHKALREVLGAHVAQKGSLVDADKTRFDFSHNAPVSNDEIRQVELIVNREILANAAAQAQVMSFDDAVKHGAMALFGEKYGDEVRVLDIGSSRELCGGTHVSRTGDIGLFKIVAEGGIAAGIRRIEAVTGEVALSLVQDLDRSVKEAAAVLKAQPEDLAARILQSLESMKSLEKEVAALKSKLAGNQGDALVARALDIKGVKVLAASLDDVDGTALRDTVLRLKDQLKSAVIVLASVQDGKVSLVAGVSADCTSKVKAGDLVNFVAQQVGGKGGGRPDMAQAGGTDPTNLAKALGDVADWLTQRL; encoded by the coding sequence ATGAACTCGTCAGAAATCCGCGATAAATTTCTTAAATTTTTTGAATCCAAGGGACATAACATCGTCCGCTCATCTAGTCTGATTCCAGGTAACGATCCCACTTTATTGTTCACCAACTCCGGTATGGTGCAGTTCAAAGACGTGTTTTTGGGTCAGGATAATCGTGCCTATAGCCGTGCTACCACCTCGCAGCGCTGCGTGCGCGCCGGCGGCAAGCATAACGATCTGGAAAACGTCGGCTACACCGCACGTCACCACACATTTTTTGAAATGCTGGGTAACTTTTCGTTTGGCGATTACTTCAAGCGTGACGCCATCCATTTTGCCTGGGAATTGCTGACCGTCGTCTATGGTTTGCCGAAAGATAAACTGACTGTCACCGTGTATCAGGAAGATGACGAAGCCTACGCGATCTGGCAAAACGAAATCGGTGTTCCCGTCGAGCGCATTATCCGCATCGGTGACAACAAGGGTGCGCGTTACGCATCGGATAATTTCTGGCAGATGGCTGATACCGGTCCTTGCGGTCCGTGCAGCGAAATTTTTTACGATCACGGCGCTGATATCTGGGGCGGTCCTCCGGGTTCTCCGGATGAAAACGGTGATCGTTTCATCGAGATCTGGAACCTGGTGTTCATGCAGTTCAATAAGGACGAGCAGGGTGTCTTGCATCCTCTGCCTAAGCCTTGCGTCGATACCGGTATGGGTCTGGAACGTATCGCGGCAGTGTTGCAAGACGTTCACTCCAACTATGAAATTGATATTTTCCAAAGCCTGATCAAGGGCGCGGCACGTGAAACCGCTTGTGCCGATCTTGGCAATAACTCCCTCAAAGTGATCGCTGATCACATCCGTTGCGCCAGTTTCCTGATCGTTGACGGCATCATTCCGGGCAATGAAGGCCGTGGCTATGTGCTGCGCCGCATTACCCGCCGCGCTTTACGTCACGGACATAAACTGGGCCAGACCAAACCGTTTTTCTATAAGCTGGTAGCTGATCTGGTGCAGGAAATGGGCGCTGCCTATCCTGAACTGGCTGAGGCCGGCGAGCGCGTGGCGCAGGTCCTTAAGCAAGAAGAAGAGCGTTTCGGTGAAACGCTGGAACACGGCATGAAAATACTGGAAGCGGCCTTGGCCAAAGACGGTAAAAATCTTGACGGCAATACCGCATTCTCTTTGTACGATACCTATGGTTTTCCATTAGATCTGACGGCGGACATTTGCCGCGAACGCAATGTGGTGCTGGATGAAGCGGGCTTTGATGCAGCGATGGCGCATCAGAAGCAGACCGCACGTGCGGCGGGTAAATTCAAGATGGCTGCGGCGATTGAGTATAACGGCGACAAGACCAAGTTCATCGGTTACGAGCAACTCAATCACGAAAGTAAAGTCATCGCCCTGTATGTCGATGGGACGGCGGTGCAGCAGATACATGCCGGTCAGCAAGCGATCGTGGTGCTGGACGTGACCCCGTTTTATGCTGAATCCGGCGGACAGTGCGGCGATTCCGGTGTGTTGCAGACCAGCGACCATGTCTCGTTTGAGGTAGCCGATACGCAAAAAATTCAAGCTGACGTGTTCGGCCATCATGGTGTCCTGAGTCTGGGTGTGATCGCCGTTGGTCAAAGCATTACCGCTCAGGTAGCAACTGCGGTGCGTGCGCAAACCGTGCGTAATCACTCAGCGACCCATCTGATGCACAAGGCTTTGCGTGAAGTCCTGGGGGCGCATGTGGCGCAAAAAGGCTCTTTGGTCGACGCCGATAAAACCCGTTTTGACTTTAGCCATAATGCACCTGTCAGCAATGATGAAATCCGTCAGGTGGAACTTATCGTCAATCGTGAGATCTTGGCGAACGCAGCGGCACAAGCGCAGGTCATGTCGTTTGATGACGCGGTCAAGCATGGCGCGATGGCCTTGTTCGGTGAAAAATACGGCGATGAAGTCCGTGTCCTTGATATTGGTAGTTCGCGTGAATTGTGCGGCGGTACCCATGTCTCCCGCACCGGCGACATCGGCTTGTTCAAGATCGTGGCTGAAGGCGGTATTGCCGCTGGTATCCGTCGTATCGAGGCGGTAACCGGTGAAGTGGCGTTGAGCCTGGTGCAAGACCTCGACCGTAGTGTCAAGGAAGCGGCTGCGGTACTTAAGGCGCAACCGGAAGATCTGGCTGCGCGCATCTTGCAATCGCTGGAAAGCATGAAATCGCTGGAAAAAGAAGTGGCGGCCCTGAAATCTAAATTGGCAGGCAATCAGGGCGACGCTCTGGTGGCGCGTGCGCTTGATATCAAAGGCGTTAAAGTGCTGGCGGCAAGCCTGGATGATGTTGATGGTACCGCCTTGCGCGATACCGTGCTCAGGCTGAAAGATCAGCTCAAGAGTGCGGTGATCGTGTTGGCGTCGGTGCAAGACGGCAAAGTTAGTCTGGTGGCCGGCGTGAGCGCTGACTGTACTTCTAAAGTTAAAGCCGGTGATCTGGTCAATTTTGTCGCCCAGCAGGTCGGCGGTAAGGGCGGCGGTCGTCCGGATATGGCACAGGCTGGCGGTACTGATCCGACTAATCTGGCAAAAGCGCTGGGTGATGTTGCCGACTGGCTGACCCAACGTCTGTAA
- a CDS encoding sulfurtransferase TusA family protein: MQFNKELDARGLNCPLPILKTKKALADMITGEVLRVVATDPGSVRDFKAFSKQTGNELLSHLENSKEFEYFIKRK; encoded by the coding sequence ATGCAATTCAATAAAGAGTTGGACGCACGTGGTCTTAATTGTCCTCTTCCGATTTTAAAAACGAAGAAGGCGCTCGCTGACATGATCACCGGTGAAGTGTTGCGCGTGGTCGCCACTGATCCAGGTTCTGTCCGTGATTTCAAGGCATTTTCTAAACAAACAGGGAACGAATTGCTATCGCATTTAGAAAACAGCAAAGAATTCGAGTATTTTATTAAGCGCAAATAA
- a CDS encoding electron transfer flavoprotein subunit beta/FixA family protein has translation MKVLVPVKRVVDYNVKVRVKSDGTGVDIANVKMSMNPFDEIAIEEATRLKEAGVVTEVVAVSCGVAQCQETLRTAMAIGADRGILVETDVELQPLAVAKLLKALADKEQPQLIILGKQAIDDDCNQTGQMLAALLGWPQATFASKVSIADGKAIVTREVDGGLETLSLTLPAIITTDLRLNEPRYVTLPNIMKAKKKQLDNVKPADLGVDVASRVKTLKVVEPAKRSAGIKVPDVATLVAKLRGEAKVIA, from the coding sequence ATGAAAGTCCTGGTACCAGTCAAACGTGTGGTCGACTATAACGTCAAAGTCCGCGTGAAATCCGATGGCACTGGCGTTGATATCGCCAACGTCAAAATGTCGATGAACCCTTTCGATGAAATCGCTATCGAAGAAGCTACCCGTCTGAAAGAGGCTGGTGTAGTGACTGAAGTAGTTGCCGTATCTTGCGGCGTCGCACAATGCCAGGAAACGCTGCGCACTGCGATGGCAATCGGTGCCGACCGCGGTATTCTGGTAGAGACAGATGTCGAATTGCAACCACTGGCAGTGGCAAAATTGCTCAAGGCCTTGGCTGATAAAGAGCAACCGCAACTGATTATTCTGGGTAAGCAGGCAATTGATGATGATTGCAACCAGACTGGTCAAATGCTGGCAGCCTTGCTGGGCTGGCCACAAGCGACGTTCGCGTCGAAAGTAAGCATTGCCGATGGCAAAGCTATCGTCACCCGTGAAGTTGACGGTGGTCTGGAAACCTTGAGTTTGACATTGCCAGCGATCATCACTACCGATCTGCGTTTGAATGAGCCACGTTATGTGACTTTGCCTAACATCATGAAGGCCAAGAAAAAGCAACTTGACAACGTCAAGCCTGCTGATCTGGGTGTGGATGTCGCTTCCCGCGTGAAGACTCTGAAAGTGGTTGAGCCTGCCAAGCGCTCTGCCGGTATCAAGGTGCCTGACGTGGCGACGCTGGTTGCGAAATTGCGCGGCGAAGCCAAAGTCATCGCTTAA